The nucleotide sequence ACAAAAGCTACACCAAAGTACAGGGGGTAAAACATAAACtctcttaattaaaataaaaactccacccaaacACTACGACATCTTGTattttcctgctcgccgcgagttagatTTTACCGACCACACCCTTAAACTCGGAATTTTTTTATGAAcacaacgaaactaactacgttcgaaacggacactttttaaaatacgctaaacacaacgacaacccgtatcttgctgctcgccgcgagttcaattttttcgacagcaccgttagactcgaaataattttaccaacataacgaaactaactacgttcgacacGGACACTTTCTCAAAAACGCTAAATGCAACGACACCTAAAACGGGTCTTAACACATGGGTCATTTCCCCCTGTACATACACAAcgatacgttaaatatgaatacgcatgcCAAAAGCCCCCgctgcatcgcgcgggccggacccgAACTAGTATATATACTAATAAAGGTGAGAAATTTGGTCGTTTGGTGAGTGCCAAAACGACAATAGTTCCacccccatttcacacttgatttttcATTCTTCCCCCTCAACTATAACACCTTACAAAAACTACCCCAAACTGCAGGGGGTTAAACTGTCAATtttgtaaattaaaataaaaactccacccacacacttcgacagcccgtatcttcttcCTCGCCCCGAATTAAATTTCACCGAGAACACtgttaaactcaaaataattttatgaacaaaacgaaactagatacgttcgaaacggacactttttaaaaaacgctaagaaCAAAGACAACTTGAAACATACTAAAGGACGTGCAGATTTTTGTCGTTGAATCAACATCAAAACGACAACCCACCCCCCATTTACATTTTTAACCCCTCAACTATAACCAACTTACAAAAACTACACCAAAGTACAGGGGTAAAACATAAACtctcttaattaaaataaaaactccacccaaacactacgacagcccgtatcttcctgctcgccgcgagttagatTTCACCGACCACACCGTTAAACTCGGAATTTTTTTATGAAgacaacgaaactaactacgttcgaaacggacactttttgaaatacgctaaacacaacgacagcccgtatcttgctgctcgccgcgagttaaattttttcgacagcaccgttagattcgaaataattttaccaacataacgaaactaactacgttcgacacAGACACTTTCTCAAAAATGCTAAATGCAACGACACCTAAAACGGGTCTTAACACATAGGTCGTTTCCCCCTGTACATACACAAcgatacgttaaatatgaatacgcatgcCAAAAGCCCCCGTTGTATCGCGCGAGCCGGACCcggactagtatatatatatatatatactaataaaggTGAGAAACTTGGTCGTTTGGTGAGTGCCAAAACGACAATAGTTCCACCCCGTTTTCAAACTTGATTTttcattctttccccctcaactataAACACCTTACAAAAACTATCCCAAACTGCAGGGGGTAAAACTGTCAATtttgtaaattaaaataaaaactccacccacACACTTCGACAGCTCGTATCTTCCTCTTCGCCCCGAATTAAATTTCACCGAgaacaccgttaaactcgaaataattttatgaacaaaacgaaactaggtacgttcgaaacggacactttttaaaaaacgctaagaaCAAAGACAACTTGTATCTtcttgctcgccgcgagttaaatttttccgacagcagcaTCAGACTCGAAATAAAatattatgaacaaaacgaaaataagcacgttcgaaacggatactttttaaaacacgctaaacacaacgatagaccgtatcttcctgctcgccacgagttaaatttttcccacagcaccgttagactcgaaatacttttatcaacaaaacgaaactaactacgttcgaacctgacattttttaaaaaacactaaagacgacaaCACCCAAAACGGCGGCTAACACATGGGCCATTTTCCCTTgtgtaaatacataaagctacgttaaatatgaatacacaggccgaaagccccccgccgcatcgcgcgggccggaacTAGTTATAATCATATTTACCTCTTAAGATTTTTATATTATGATTATTGGTTCAAAAGTAGACCAAAACTTTTCTCTTCCATTTACTGAAAGAGTAATGCTTTGTAAAAAAAACAAAGAAACTGAGCGCCTAGAAAACTTGCAGCATATTACCGAAGCTAATTAAGATGGAGTGATGAATAAATGAGAGAGATATAAAGATTAGCAGTATTGAGAAAAATAGAGTAATGGaaaatttattattttaaaacaaaatcAATTACTGATAAGAACAATTTCTACACCACAGAAGAATATATACAATCTAAGTGAAAGCAGTCTGAAACCCATATTCTGTACAAAGTTTATTCCATCTGTGCAGCTCAAAACAGATGCTATATCTATATCACAGCAAACACCAAGTTACTTGCCTATTAGCATTAGCATTTAGCATTAGCATTAAAGCATAATTACAAAGAATTTGATGGCAAAACGCTTGAAAAATACAATCCATAACTAATTACCTTCAGATTTGTAATTTATGTCTACTACAAACTATGGTTAAATCTATGACCAACCAAAACGATAGTCAAGAACGTATACAAGAACAAGGGAGAGTGGGTAGAGCACGAAAGCAATGAAAGATGTCCAAAGAGGAAACGTTGTACGCAAACTGCCAAACACGCCCATTACAAtgcaaacaatcacaataacaagcACTTCTGATGTAAAATCCCATGTCAGCCCTCGCACGTAAACAAGAGCTAAAAACACTGATAGGCAGAGCAAATTATTCATCGTTGCTGCCCCGTATAACTGCAAACAACCCATTAACATATCATCATGAGTCTCTTTTATGTGAGTGATCTTTAAGGCAATATACTTTCATGATCCATCTTAAACCCTTATTTAGGCACTATGTATAGTAATCGTatgaaggttttaaaaaaaaagagagagagagagagactaaCCTCGGAGAAAGTTAAAGAAGTGGATCGTTTCTTTTTGCGGGAAGCAAAAATGATTGCAGAAACAGATTCACTGGAGTTGGTTACTAAGGGCAAGACGATGAATGAGATGAAGAAAGACGGGATACTTGTGGCAGTAGAAAAACCATCAACGGCATCTACTAAAGGATCGGCAAATACAGCAGCAACAAGTGTACCCAGTAATAATAACAGCACCGCCTTTATTGTGGTCCCACGTACGTCATGATCTACACCGTTCCCATCATCATCTTCGCCGCCTTCATCTCCCAAAAGGTAATGTTCTCTTTTTGTTTCCTACATATGCATCAAAATGCTTTAGTATATACAAACTGAACACGTTAAGCCCCGTTTGGTTCACGAAGTCCCaagggaatttgatggaactggaaTTGAATTCCAGACCGCTCCATACGGTTGACATATTTTGGAAGGAATTAAATTCCTTTGAATCTTGAGATTCCGTCATCTATGGAATGTTCATTCCAAGATGTTGATGGATTTGAATTCCTTCCAACATTGATTTtatgaaaaatcaaaacaaccTCGATACACTTTGACTCGCGTTTTCACACCACGTTTTTGCCGCCCGTTTGCACAGCGCGTTTTCGACGTTTTTAATTGAAAACGCGAGTCTGAAAATGAAAACTAAAATCAGAAGCGTAAAATTTattgtataactttttagttatttttataaaatggaattcaattccatttcgtgtcaaaaaaaaaaaaaaaaaaaaaaaaaccaaaaaacaaACACATTTTTTCACAATCCATGGAATTTATCAATTCCAATTCTTTCGGATTCCAATTCCTTTGACACATTCCATTCCTTCCAAAAACATTCTTCCAACCAAACAGGGCCTTAATATCATCAACAAGAGAAACATACCTCGTGATAGTCATGAATATAGTTATTTGAGTTGCCAGCAATAGGAGAATCTATTTTAGCACGTCTAGCTTCTTCGAGCCAATTCGAAACTCCAGTTATAAACTCTTCGAAATCTACTTCATCATCACCAGATGTGTCGAATTCCTTCATAAGTTTACTAACAGCATCTTCTTCATCTACTTTTATATCAGTTAACTGCATTCCCACAACTAGTGCTCTTAATTCAGACTGTGACAGGTGTCCATCTCCATTCACATCAACCGATTTAAACAGTCTACAAATAATCAATGTCAAAGGTTAGTTGTGTGCATATGATATCTAGCAAATAGTAGTTAAACTGTAACTCAACTGACTTGTATAGAACTTCTCGGTTCAGTTGGCCTCGATTATCTACAAGACCTCCATTTTCATTCGTGAAGTACTTAAGGAGTCCAGACCTAATATGCTTACACTTCGCAAAAGCAATGCGTCTCTTCTGTATACTCGGTTGATACACCTGCAAACGATTATCACGCATAGTCATACTACAATAATAAGAGAGTTGATATTACAGGGAAAATATCAGTACTCCAAATACCTGATAAATGCAGTATGCAATTAGAAGAAAAATGGACATTATGAGGCCAATTAAGACCGCCAAGTGTCCTCCAGAAGCTGAATGTGTGACTTGAGGAAATTGCACAACTAAAAAAGGTAGCACCGAAACGGCCATTATCATTGCAGAATAGCTTGTCCAAATATCAGTACTCACACCAGAGCCTGCAGTACAACATATTCAGCAATATAAACTATctcgatttttttttacaatttgttGTAGTGACTCATCAATAAAGATTTAGTTGCCGCATATTAGAAACAGAGGATAATTTATGATATGTTTATGCATGCCAATAGGTGTGACATACCTACTAAGCTGAATCCTTTTGTATCTTGATTATCTACAGCAATTGAGTTCTGTAAATCACATTTGCCTAAAATGATACATGATCCCCATACAACAGTTAGAAGCATAACTGTTGAACCAGCTAATAACCCGATGCCAACAGAGACTTGGTCTTGAGCTGTTTCGGTGCTTCCAGATAGTCCAGATACTATATGAAGTAAACCATGCAATATAATACAATCAGCTGTTAAAGCATATGCAGGGCAAGAAATTTCAAATAAATCTTATTTAATTTTATGTTAAAAAATAGTAGTAGTATTTATTTAGTTCAGACAGACCCACAAATTTCCCACTGGGCAAATGGCCAATATCATGGATGATAAGATAAGATAAGAACTAATAATGATGTGGAGTGTAAGAGAGGTCCCAACAGTGAAATACTTACTCCCCAGGACTAACTGTCACATTAAGACCACATCAGCACTTCCTTCCCAACACTAAACTCAGGACTAAACACTACCAACAATGACATACTTCCTCAAATAATATGGAACCcactatattatttaattaattaaatgtacaaCTAAAGAAACAAAAGGTACCACACATATAACCACACTCCCCCGTCCACAAATCTACTTGAAATGGACATGGAAAAGGACTAAAGGCTGGACTAAAGGCGTGGTTATTTGCTGCCAACAGCGTCCTCGTGGACTAAAGGCTGGACGGGGTGGAACAACAAACTGTTGGGACCTCTCTAAGTTAAACATAACCAATACACTTATACACATTTGTAATGTCAGGCCTCAGGAGACAACCACTTTTGATGATGTCATAACAAGTATCTTATTTTACTACAAGATGACTTTGTATTGATAATTTAAATCAAGAGATAATGATTAATTAATTTTAACATAAATAGTTACTACTATAATAGAGTGAGTAAGAGTAACTTAGCTCATCTAGTCATGGTAATTTATAATATCATCAAGCTACCAACACATCATATTATATTGTGGAAAACGAACGATACTGAAGAAGCTTTTGATGGATAATGAATATTTAGCAGATATTGTGCACCGTATTCAATACTGAAAGGGAAACTATACTACTAGTATACTTAATCTCCACTTATAATATATTACTGTACTGTATATATCAAAACAAATAACAAACAGGCCAGGAGGGGATTATTTTCTACGCAGATGAACGCATATAGACTATTTTAAAGTTGTTTAAAATATTATATCACGAATTGTCAATATATAGATTTATCAGTTATTATTATAATCACGATAACAAACCGCATAAAAATATGTAGACACGTTACTTTGTAATGTACGTATAAAACaataaacagaagaaaaaaaaaaaaacgaatatgATATTATAATCAGATAAATAAAAGGATTGAAGAATAAAGATAAATGACATAACTGAAAAGTAAACGATAAGATATACATACATGGATACATGCACCTTTACAAGTCATTATAAACTGCCACTAGTTCAAAAGTAACATATTCAATAATTTAACGCGTTCGTTGAGGCAGCCGAATATTAAGACAATTCGAAACGTTACTTATATAGTCAACTCACTTAATAACATCCTAACTccaatttttataatttaaaaaaataaaataaaatcaagttGTAATACGGAGTACATATCAATTCAAGTATCGAGTATTTGAGtacctatatatacgtatataatatGTACGTATAGATTGTGAATTAGTACCGAGAATGAGCAGAGCATCAGGAAAAGCACCGAGAACAGGAAGAAATAAACCGCCGACGATACCTGGGCCTAAAATCTCCAACATTAGCTCACTACCGGCGGATAAATAAGTAGCAGCGAGAAACATTAAGTAACCGTAAACTGAAATCATGAATAAATTTCCTAAAACAGTGGTGGTGCACGGTAAGAATCCGTACGTCTGATTACATAACTCAATTTCATCTGTTGATGACGATAGTGAGAGTAACGAATCGTTAACGCCGTCATCAATTAGACGCTCGGCGGTTACGACAGTGACGGAAATGAAAAGTGTGAGTAGAATTAATGAATTGTGAGCCATTTTTGACGGTTAGGGTTTCGTGTGTGATGGATAATTCGTGATTTTTGTGATATATACCAGAAACAGAAAGTAGTTGCCATGAGGTGTGACAGACCGTGTAGGAACCGCGTGAAGAAAAGGATATATTTTTTTTGGGAGACGAAGagaatttatttatttactttactATATTTAAACATACATGTAGATAGATATAATACACATATGGCCGGGCCTATCATGTTGTACTTTTTTATTtgtgcaaatttttttttttatttataaaaaattaAAGTTGTTGGTATAGAGTAATTGATAAGGCAATGAATAgactttttttttaataaattcatCACTATTGATGATTCCCCGTGATCTTTGATAGTTGTCTCAGGTTCGTAGTGATGCTCGTCAAATATGGTTCGTCGTGATGTCTGTTAAATAAGTGTGGTGTAGTATGACTGGAATGGTTAGATCATTTGTTACGGGCAGTTGCAAGCGTGGAGCATCTAGTTGGCATCGAAAAGGCGAAAAACACCCACAACGACATTGTGGGGCGATGTTCAGTGGCGTAGCCACATACAAATTAGGTGGGTCAATTGACCCCACTCAAAAAAAAAAGGGGGACTCTTGTTATATACTATTAAACATGGGGTATAGTTTATGGAATATGTAAATTTACACCATTCAATTTTATCCAAGACCCCACTAGTTCATTCAACAAAACGAAAATATTCAATTCAGTTAATTTTTTGATGCTGGGCCTAGGATTCGATCCATTAATCACACAAACATCGTAGAGGGCAATTATATTAGAAGATAACTTGATTTGTTATATCGGTACTTAATCATGTcttattatttataattttttgGCTTGTTTGTTTTAGTGTTATTTTCTGACCTCATTCCTCTAAAATCCTGGCTTCGCCACTGGAGATGTTCATTCCGTTTTTTTAAGTGTGGGGCGTAAAAACCAGGCCATGTTCAACGAAAGTTGTTTCTGGTTTGAAAGCTTGTGATTGGTGAGGGAAAATATTACCTTCATGTTTCTTTTATTTATTTGTCTATTTATTTGATTTTAGTGTTTATAATTCATTATACggtgtttatttttttattttttatatgtaAGTATAATATAATTTATCAACTAAAATCACCAACACTTTCTACAATACTACCATAACAAACTCCTTTTCCCATAACATTGTCGCTAAGTTAAGTGATCTCGTACTAACTAAAGGACTTTCACTTTTAATAACCAAATGAAAAAAGTCTTCAAATACGTCACTCATGCTACTTCTTTAGTTGTCGCCCCCTATAGGGATGCACACGGTTCAGGAATAACTGAGAAACCGAACCGAAAATGAGAAACCGAGCAATCCTGAATCGAATCAAAATGTTTCGGTCCAATCCTCGGTCCACATTTTGCAAAGTTTTCGGTTTTCGATCGGACCGAACCCGAAATAACACCAAAAATAAACAAACCGAACCGAAAATATATGGTTCGCTCATCGGTCCGACTTTTAACTACAAATTGAAACTTGGGATAGAACCGAACTAGTTTGGttacatttgtaccatgcacacccCTAGCCCCCGACCTACTTGCTCATTCGATGTGGGTTTTCATTTTGATCCTTTTTTGATCCTTTACCCCACCATGATCAATGAGAATGGATGTGATTTTGATCCTTTACCCCACCATGATCAATGAGAATGGATGTGATTTTGAAAGAATAAAACTCCTAACCTTACTTCATAGAAACGAGGATTATTTTCAAAAATTCAAAGTTGGAGAAGGTTGTAATTTGACTGGTTGTTCTCTCATTTCAGTGCTCATCAACTTTTTCATCAAATAAACTAAGATGAAACATAGGAATCGGTTGATGATTCAACATCCTTTATTAATTGTGTATATAACGGAACGGTCCGCACGTTGATGCAGGTACATTTAGGTTGTTGTGGTTTTGTAGTTGTTTAGTTGGGAGTCATAGTCTAATATTATTCGACACCATTACTGTTTGTGTGACgatccggaaaatttcgacttattttgaaccaaaacgataaatgtttccgacatgataagtaatgaattatgacaagttttaaaacttttgaaaatgaggtTTTATATAACGGTTAACCAccatgtttgtccgacgattcacgaacgtcgtaacttatgataattatataattgtgtgtgtgtgtgtgtgtgtgtgtgtatatacggacacatgcgaataatatttatatacgaaataataaaaatttactattgagtgatgcagtttcgaattaaaaagtttacgtatataatcgttttatttttatgatgtattttttttagtttttaagaagacacgaagttaaatcaaaaaatgtacaagttgtaaagcacaacgtacaacaacgtaacttaaatagttgaatcgaaattaattcatttactattcatatgaatagtaaatgaaacgaaattaattaatttactattcacatgaaagcgacatgatagaaattattaattataagttacataaaatacccctgaagtatttaataaatacgactttttaaaatattaaagttCGTTAATTCGTTTGAATTAAACGAATTCAATAATTCACGATAACACAGAATGAttagcagactagtacgtacactctacgtcgaacgtatatagtaattttataaataaatgaacaTTTTTACAattagttttataaagcttaagaccaaaataaatatatgtattcaattataaaaagtgaaatatttttatttatacttttacccgtcaattattagcaacagagtacaaaATACCGGTCcgcgaaaactgtcggcagatattactgaatgttaattgtcacgtttttattttctatattattatattatatttatattattatattatatatatatatatatatatatatatatatatatatatatatatatatatatatatatatatatatatatatatatatatatatatatatatatatatatatatatatatatgatcaatcCTGCCGAACCATTTCACAATTCAATCTATCTCTTTATCTAATTCACATACTCCatagtatatttatttttatttaataataattattattattataattaagattaatattattattaattttatagttaggagtattattattattagtattatacataaaatactacgatgaagttctgctcaaatgatttcaaaccgagttttcaaataagtcaaaactaaggaaattatgggttatagctatggaggttatgggtaatgttcgtgggtattgttcgcaagtcaaacctagtgtttatcatctccattgggTCTACGTACTttgctgcaatattgaatcacaatattgatatgtgagcattcatatctcatCTTTTATGTATTAATAgtgtattcatgtctagtgctcgagtatatatgtttatgcatgcttgtatgctttaattttttcgttagatagt is from Rutidosis leptorrhynchoides isolate AG116_Rl617_1_P2 chromosome 10, CSIRO_AGI_Rlap_v1, whole genome shotgun sequence and encodes:
- the LOC139869963 gene encoding sodium/calcium exchanger NCL-like isoform X2, giving the protein MCVSGLSGSTETAQDQVSVGIGLLAGSTVMLLTVVWGSCIILGKCDLQNSIAVDNQDTKGFSLVGSGVSTDIWTSYSAMIMAVSVLPFLVVQFPQVTHSASGGHLAVLIGLIMSIFLLIAYCIYQVYQPSIQKRRIAFAKCKHIRSGLLKYFTNENGGLVDNRGQLNREVLYKLFKSVDVNGDGHLSQSELRALVVGMQLTDIKVDEEDAVSKLMKEFDTSGDDEVDFEEFITGVSNWLEEARRAKIDSPIAGNSNNYIHDYHEETKREHYLLGDEGGEDDDGNGVDHDVRGTTIKAVLLLLLGTLVAAVFADPLVDAVDGFSTATSIPSFFISFIVLPLVTNSSESVSAIIFASRKKKRSTSLTFSELYGAATMNNLLCLSVFLALVYVRGLTWDFTSEVLVIVIVCIVMGVFGSLRTTFPLWTSFIAFVLYPLSLVLVYVLDYRFGWS
- the LOC139869963 gene encoding sodium/calcium exchanger NCL-like isoform X1 translates to MAHNSLILLTLFISVTVVTAERLIDDGVNDSLLSLSSSTDEIELCNQTYGFLPCTTTVLGNLFMISVYGYLMFLAATYLSAGSELMLEILGPGIVGGLFLPVLGAFPDALLILVSGLSGSTETAQDQVSVGIGLLAGSTVMLLTVVWGSCIILGKCDLQNSIAVDNQDTKGFSLVGSGVSTDIWTSYSAMIMAVSVLPFLVVQFPQVTHSASGGHLAVLIGLIMSIFLLIAYCIYQVYQPSIQKRRIAFAKCKHIRSGLLKYFTNENGGLVDNRGQLNREVLYKLFKSVDVNGDGHLSQSELRALVVGMQLTDIKVDEEDAVSKLMKEFDTSGDDEVDFEEFITGVSNWLEEARRAKIDSPIAGNSNNYIHDYHEETKREHYLLGDEGGEDDDGNGVDHDVRGTTIKAVLLLLLGTLVAAVFADPLVDAVDGFSTATSIPSFFISFIVLPLVTNSSESVSAIIFASRKKKRSTSLTFSELYGAATMNNLLCLSVFLALVYVRGLTWDFTSEVLVIVIVCIVMGVFGSLRTTFPLWTSFIAFVLYPLSLVLVYVLDYRFGWS